In Turicibacter sanguinis, a genomic segment contains:
- a CDS encoding sensor histidine kinase — protein MLSVSNQLRTDQSLSKIENRFFWGIILISVLLSIYLITTMLFYQSLDKLSLISAINFIRHFNFILSVLAVASCLMSYNRSKKENIFIIALMYLGLSTGILFGQVDYLTFLSNELVITNYITVSASLLRIGILLIVLQKNSKLKQLILSHKKKSILFVILFTMIFGFIERIVNSYGILNGNFFFIDYNLFLFICYTSVSIHLFMSGFKEKDYLFPILSSSIFMLALKALYAIIALNGSVQLSLNVKLMSVAITYIGFLIVIAGNFVDLFLSSLRIKLLNNKLTLFYKLTDDNKHSYMFLMDEQLNILYANKKMQEYYHETDLHRLNQILPPYMLAHEKKHLIRQHLNQTGKWRGSLNVDLNNVKRTVDCSIQVITENDGKKEIAVTYFDKSKELELEKLKVYDHEKTQFISNLSHELKTPLNVFCSVIQLLNQMVNVNDEKFKQIYLKYRTSLDVSGKRMTKLVNNLMDISKIEMNTLVPHFHNYQVIQLLQDVTAIISAHPCCESVSIKFQTDINQHLLKCDGSMIERILCNLLSNAIKFSSPSTTITVRTLIEEEWFVLEVQDEGIGITAIDQSLIFERFVQVDKSLTRINEGIGMGLYMVKSLVSLHGGKIELESAAHKGSTFKILLPNLCLPDTPCKSYEPDTYKIELELADIKKS, from the coding sequence ATGCTCTCGGTGTCAAATCAACTCCGCACTGATCAATCACTATCTAAAATAGAAAATAGATTTTTCTGGGGAATTATTTTAATATCCGTTTTACTATCTATTTATTTAATTACTACTATGTTGTTCTATCAATCATTAGATAAACTCTCGTTGATTTCAGCTATTAACTTTATTAGGCATTTTAACTTTATCCTTTCCGTTTTAGCCGTTGCGAGTTGTTTGATGTCCTATAACCGTTCAAAAAAAGAAAATATCTTTATTATCGCCCTAATGTACCTAGGATTATCAACGGGTATTTTATTTGGGCAAGTTGATTATTTAACCTTTTTATCGAATGAACTGGTTATTACTAACTATATCACCGTATCAGCCTCATTATTAAGGATTGGAATTTTACTGATTGTGCTTCAAAAAAATTCTAAATTAAAACAGTTGATACTCAGTCATAAAAAAAAGTCGATTTTATTTGTCATCTTATTTACCATGATTTTTGGCTTTATCGAGCGAATAGTTAATTCTTATGGTATTCTAAATGGTAACTTCTTCTTTATCGACTATAATTTATTTTTATTTATTTGCTATACGAGCGTTTCAATCCATCTCTTCATGTCTGGATTTAAAGAAAAAGATTATCTATTTCCTATCTTAAGTTCTAGTATTTTTATGTTAGCCCTTAAAGCCCTTTATGCCATCATTGCTTTAAATGGCTCAGTTCAACTTTCTTTAAACGTTAAATTGATGTCAGTGGCCATTACCTATATTGGTTTTTTAATTGTGATTGCCGGTAATTTTGTTGACTTATTTTTATCAAGTTTACGAATCAAATTGTTAAATAATAAGCTTACGTTATTTTATAAACTAACAGATGATAATAAACACAGTTATATGTTTTTAATGGATGAACAATTGAACATCTTGTACGCGAACAAAAAAATGCAAGAATACTACCATGAAACAGACCTACATCGTCTAAATCAAATTCTTCCCCCTTATATGTTAGCTCACGAAAAAAAACATCTGATCAGACAACACCTTAATCAAACCGGAAAATGGCGTGGGAGTCTAAATGTCGACTTAAATAATGTAAAACGAACAGTTGATTGTAGTATTCAAGTCATCACCGAAAATGATGGCAAAAAAGAAATAGCGGTCACCTATTTTGACAAATCAAAAGAACTCGAACTCGAAAAGTTAAAGGTCTATGATCACGAAAAAACTCAATTTATTTCAAATCTTTCTCATGAATTAAAAACGCCATTAAATGTCTTTTGTTCAGTCATTCAGTTACTAAATCAAATGGTGAACGTTAATGATGAAAAATTCAAACAAATTTATTTAAAATATCGTACCTCACTCGATGTCAGTGGAAAAAGGATGACGAAGCTTGTTAATAACTTAATGGATATTTCAAAAATAGAGATGAATACATTAGTCCCTCATTTTCATAATTATCAGGTTATCCAGTTACTACAAGATGTTACGGCTATCATATCAGCTCATCCGTGCTGTGAATCCGTCTCCATCAAGTTTCAAACAGACATCAATCAGCATCTATTAAAATGTGATGGTTCGATGATTGAGCGAATTCTATGTAATCTTTTATCGAATGCCATTAAGTTTTCTTCGCCATCCACTACGATTACAGTGCGAACCCTGATAGAGGAGGAATGGTTTGTTTTAGAAGTGCAAGATGAAGGGATTGGGATTACCGCCATCGACCAATCGCTCATTTTTGAACGATTTGTGCAAGTCGATAAATCATTGACACGAATTAATGAAGGCATTGGGATGGGACTTTATATGGTGAAGAGCCTTGTTAGTCTACATGGCGGAAAAATCGAATTAGAAAGTGCTGCACACAAAGGAAGTACCTTTAAAATCTTATTACCGAATCTCTGCTTACCTGATACCCCATGCAAATCATATGAACCTGACACCTATAAAATTGAGTTAGAACTTGCAGATATTAAAAAATCATAA
- a CDS encoding thioredoxin domain-containing protein — translation MTKQANHLIHEKSPYLLQHAYNPVNWYPWNDEAFTKAKEEDKPIFLSIGYSTCHWCHVMEHESFEDEDVATYLNEHFISIKVDREERPDIDTVYMSICQALTGQGGWPLTIFMTPTQQAFYAGTYFPKTSRYGRPGFLDVLKTIDFNWNHHRAKVTDITKQIESHFKDLEGIETEGDSLSMTIIQNGVNQLKQSYDPRFGGFGTAPKFPTPHKLMFLLRYDEQTKDKSVQDMVTQTLDHMYKGGIFDHLGYGFSRYSTDEIWLVPHFEKMLYDNALLMISYTEAYQVTREPRYLSIAMQTAEYVLTQLTSPEGGFYCAEDADSEGEEGKFYVFTPAEIIQILGPEKGHWFNEFYNVTEEGNFEGKNILNRLHHKKLELDIKELEACRETLLTYRLERTHLHKDDKILTSWNGLMIAAFAKLYGQTQKMIYLDAASKAVIFIKQHLFDETRLLARYREGESHFKAYLDDYAFLSYGLIELHQSTAEVEYLELAIQLNKEMLDLFKDEAGGFYLTGHDAETLMLRPKELYDGAMPSGNSVAAYNLIRLAKLTGDTLFETEAEKQIQYLAKQVKHYEMNHTFYLIAALFALSDTKELMITVPKQEQIKEILKQLNETPHFNTTLLFKTPENQTQLSKLAPYTKDYPIVDQPTYYLCSNGTCQAPTSSLESLKNIL, via the coding sequence ATGACGAAACAAGCCAATCATTTAATACATGAAAAATCCCCCTATCTCTTACAGCATGCCTATAATCCTGTCAACTGGTATCCTTGGAATGATGAAGCCTTTACCAAAGCAAAAGAAGAAGACAAACCCATTTTTTTAAGCATCGGGTACTCAACTTGTCATTGGTGTCATGTCATGGAGCATGAATCTTTTGAAGATGAGGACGTTGCAACCTATTTAAATGAACACTTTATCTCGATTAAAGTGGATCGTGAAGAAAGACCCGATATCGATACGGTTTATATGAGTATTTGCCAAGCTTTAACCGGACAAGGGGGATGGCCACTCACCATTTTCATGACACCGACTCAACAAGCTTTTTATGCGGGAACTTATTTTCCAAAAACAAGCCGCTATGGCCGACCAGGATTTCTCGATGTTTTAAAAACCATTGACTTCAATTGGAATCATCATCGAGCTAAAGTAACGGACATTACCAAACAGATTGAATCTCACTTCAAAGACCTAGAAGGAATAGAGACTGAAGGGGATTCTTTATCCATGACCATTATTCAAAACGGGGTCAATCAGCTAAAGCAAAGCTATGATCCACGATTTGGTGGCTTTGGAACCGCACCAAAATTTCCGACGCCGCACAAACTCATGTTTTTGCTTCGTTATGATGAACAAACAAAGGACAAGTCTGTCCAAGACATGGTGACTCAAACACTCGATCACATGTACAAAGGTGGAATTTTTGATCATCTTGGGTATGGCTTTTCACGTTATTCAACGGATGAAATCTGGCTCGTTCCTCATTTTGAGAAAATGCTATACGATAATGCGCTTCTTATGATTAGTTATACTGAAGCCTATCAAGTGACGCGTGAACCTCGTTACCTAAGTATTGCGATGCAAACCGCAGAGTATGTCTTAACTCAATTAACTAGTCCTGAAGGTGGATTTTATTGTGCAGAAGATGCGGATAGTGAAGGGGAAGAAGGTAAATTCTATGTCTTCACGCCAGCAGAAATCATCCAGATTCTAGGACCTGAAAAGGGACACTGGTTTAATGAGTTTTATAATGTCACAGAAGAGGGGAACTTTGAAGGAAAAAATATCTTAAATCGACTACATCATAAAAAACTAGAACTAGACATCAAAGAACTAGAGGCCTGCCGTGAAACATTACTCACCTACCGATTAGAACGAACACATCTTCATAAAGACGATAAAATCTTAACCTCTTGGAATGGCTTAATGATTGCCGCCTTTGCTAAACTCTATGGGCAAACACAAAAGATGATTTACTTAGATGCCGCCTCAAAAGCTGTCATCTTTATTAAACAACACCTCTTTGATGAAACACGACTCTTAGCGAGATACCGAGAAGGGGAGAGTCATTTTAAAGCTTATCTTGATGACTATGCCTTCTTGTCATACGGATTAATCGAACTCCATCAAAGTACCGCAGAAGTGGAGTATTTAGAACTAGCGATTCAATTAAACAAAGAGATGTTAGACTTATTCAAAGATGAAGCGGGTGGATTTTATCTAACGGGACATGATGCTGAAACCTTAATGCTAAGACCAAAAGAGTTATATGATGGAGCTATGCCATCTGGTAATTCAGTCGCCGCATACAATCTCATTCGTCTAGCCAAACTCACAGGTGATACCTTATTTGAAACAGAAGCTGAAAAACAAATTCAGTACCTAGCCAAACAAGTGAAGCACTATGAAATGAATCATACCTTCTACTTAATCGCTGCTTTATTCGCGCTAAGTGACACCAAAGAACTCATGATCACCGTGCCAAAACAAGAACAAATTAAAGAGATTCTCAAACAACTGAATGAAACACCTCACTTTAATACCACCCTTTTATTTAAGACACCTGAAAATCAAACCCAACTCTCAAAACTCGCACCATACACAAAAGACTACCCAATCGTTGATCAACCAACGTACTATCTTTGTTCAAATGGGACTTGTCAGGCCCCAACCTCATCCTTAGAAAGTCTAAAAAACATTCTTTAA
- a CDS encoding IS3 family transposase (programmed frameshift): MKKYNSEFKSMIVELYKTGRSVKDLSREYGVSEVTIYKWIKQISPIASIDDTEITLEDIKRMKQEMLRLQEENEIFKKGYDHIREKVSQSELCHFIEQHREEYDIKQLCKVLYVPRSTYYQSKHQTESKWKYENEQLLKRIKEIYFESKRRYGAIKIHRQLIKEGLSVSLKRVQRLMKSAGLASIIQKKYTPYKQSKELVLERENILEQDFSTNSINQKWVSDITYIHVQEEGWCYLASVMDLHSKKIIGYHFSKQMTTDIIVKALKNAYFSQKPKGEIILHTDLGSQYTSQEFKDLTLDFNIIQSFSRKGCPYDNACIESFHATLKKEEVYQTTYVTFEQARIALFQYIEGWYNRKRMHGSINYLTPEECEQLARQVA; encoded by the exons ATGAAAAAATATAATTCTGAATTTAAATCAATGATTGTTGAACTTTATAAAACTGGGCGTTCAGTTAAAGATCTAAGTCGTGAATATGGTGTTTCAGAAGTAACAATTTACAAATGGATTAAACAGATTTCTCCAATTGCCTCAATAGATGATACAGAGATTACCCTAGAGGACATTAAACGTATGAAGCAAGAAATGTTACGTTTACAAGAGGAGAATGAGATTT TTAAAAAAGGCTATGACCATATTCGCGAGAAGGTAAGCCAATCTGAATTATGTCACTTTATCGAGCAACACCGAGAAGAATACGATATTAAACAACTTTGTAAGGTGTTATATGTTCCAAGAAGTACCTATTATCAATCTAAGCATCAAACGGAATCTAAATGGAAGTACGAGAACGAACAATTGCTTAAACGTATTAAGGAAATTTATTTTGAAAGTAAGCGTCGATATGGTGCTATTAAGATACACCGTCAGTTGATTAAAGAAGGATTATCTGTTAGCTTAAAGCGTGTCCAACGATTAATGAAATCAGCAGGCTTAGCTTCTATTATTCAAAAGAAATATACCCCTTATAAGCAATCTAAAGAACTTGTTTTAGAACGTGAAAACATTCTAGAACAGGATTTTTCGACCAACTCAATTAACCAAAAATGGGTATCGGATATTACTTATATTCACGTTCAAGAAGAAGGTTGGTGCTACCTAGCATCAGTCATGGATTTACATTCTAAAAAAATTATTGGTTATCACTTTTCTAAACAAATGACAACGGATATTATCGTCAAAGCTTTAAAGAATGCTTATTTTTCTCAAAAACCTAAAGGTGAGATTATTCTCCATACTGATTTAGGATCGCAGTATACCAGCCAAGAGTTTAAAGACTTAACTTTAGACTTTAACATCATCCAGTCTTTTAGTCGTAAAGGATGTCCTTACGATAATGCTTGTATCGAATCTTTCCATGCCACTCTAAAGAAAGAAGAAGTGTATCAAACAACATATGTTACATTTGAACAGGCTAGAATCGCTTTGTTTCAATATATAGAGGGCTGGTACAATCGAAAACGAATGCATGGATCGATTAATTATTTAACACCTGAAGAATGTGAGCAACTTGCTCGACAAGTGGCTTAA
- a CDS encoding DUF421 domain-containing protein, translated as MTILAPGVKIISQMNFFDFIVGISFGSIIAKIIIDKDHVVFSGIIALIIFTLLTISTSYLNLKSYAARRIINAKTLILVENGRIVDKNMRKLRLTINELMMKLREKDVFALEDVQFAIMESNGQLSVLIKANKKPVTPDDLDLKVESVSLVNDIIIDGKLIDKNLEMANINKKWLQSELNRKNIHKIEDVFYVGIDQNKKLAISVRYPDDFNSKNKFNLE; from the coding sequence ATGACTATACTAGCACCAGGCGTTAAGATTATTTCACAAATGAATTTCTTTGATTTTATAGTAGGGATTTCTTTTGGTTCGATAATTGCCAAAATTATAATTGATAAAGATCATGTGGTTTTTTCAGGAATTATAGCATTAATAATCTTTACATTGTTAACGATATCAACTAGTTATTTAAATTTAAAAAGTTATGCAGCCAGAAGGATAATAAATGCTAAAACTTTGATATTAGTTGAGAATGGCCGCATTGTTGATAAAAATATGAGAAAGCTTAGGCTTACAATAAATGAACTCATGATGAAGTTAAGAGAAAAGGATGTTTTCGCTTTAGAGGATGTACAATTTGCAATAATGGAGAGTAATGGCCAATTGTCAGTTTTAATAAAAGCTAATAAAAAACCTGTCACGCCAGATGATTTGGATTTAAAGGTCGAGAGCGTTTCTTTAGTAAATGATATTATAATTGATGGAAAACTCATTGATAAGAATCTTGAAATGGCCAATATAAATAAAAAATGGCTACAATCTGAACTTAACCGGAAAAATATACATAAGATTGAAGATGTTTTTTATGTAGGAATAGACCAAAATAAAAAATTAGCTATTTCAGTAAGATATCCGGATGATTTTAATTCTAAAAATAAGTTTAATCTAGAATAA
- a CDS encoding excalibur calcium-binding domain-containing protein — protein sequence MAGANNQYGHPDAEVMDRFKNLGIPVYRTDEQGTIIVTLSEDGVSVNKQPGSYQAGKQPESSSSTSNSSSGSSSSNTSPNTSSTQSQSTNESSTSTQYKDDNPNGIYNQESTAPKESYKNCTLLRVVYPDGVPQGHPAYESKHDRDKDGWACER from the coding sequence ATGGCAGGAGCCAATAATCAATATGGTCACCCGGATGCCGAAGTCATGGACCGTTTTAAAAACTTAGGAATCCCTGTTTATCGAACGGATGAGCAAGGAACCATTATCGTAACCTTAAGTGAAGACGGTGTCTCAGTCAATAAACAACCAGGAAGTTATCAAGCTGGTAAGCAACCTGAAAGTTCAAGTAGCACATCAAATAGCTCATCAGGTAGTTCCTCAAGCAACACCTCACCCAATACCTCTTCAACTCAAAGTCAATCAACTAATGAAAGCTCAACTTCTACTCAATATAAAGATGACAATCCGAATGGAATCTACAATCAGGAATCAACCGCTCCTAAAGAATCCTACAAAAACTGTACGTTGTTAAGAGTAGTTTATCCAGATGGGGTTCCACAAGGACATCCAGCTTATGAGTCAAAACATGATCGCGATAAAGATGGTTGGGCTTGTGAAAGATAA